The DNA window CGCAGATCCAGCGCCAACATCCGCGCGGCCTCGGCCATCGCGACCGGGTCGTACACGGCCACGGTCGCGCCCGCGCGCAGCAACTGGCGCAGCAGCACGCGCGCCGGCGCCTCCCGCATGTCGTCGGTGTTCGGTTTGAACGCCAGTCCCCACACAGCGAAATGCATGCCGTCCAGATCGTCGCCGTAGCGCCCGAGGATCTTGCGGCCCAGCAGCTGCTGCTGGTGCTCATTGACCGCCTCCACCGCGCGCAGGATCAACAGCTCCTGGCCGAAGCGCCCGGCGGTGCGCGCGAGCGCCCGCACGTCCTTGGGAAAGCACGAGCCGCCGTAGCCGGCGCCGGCGTACAGGAAGCCGTGGCCGATACGCGGATCGGAGCCGATGCCGCGCCGCACCGCCTCGATATCGACGCCGACGCAATCGGCCAGGTTGGCCAGTTCGTTCATCAACGAGATGCGCGTGGCCAGCATGGCGTTGGCGGCATACTTGGTGAATTCCGCCGAGCGCACGTCCATCCAGTGGGTGCGTTCGTGATTGCGGTTGAAAGGCTTGTAGAGCGCGCGCAGCAGGTCACGCGCGCGCTCGCCGTCGGGCGTGCCGTCGCAGCCGATGACGATGCGGTCGGGCCGCATGAAATCCTCGACCGCCGCGCCCTCCTTGAGGAACTCGGGGTTGGAGACGACCGAGAAAGCGGCATCGGACGCGCGCCTGCCCAGCTCCTCGCGCAGCACGGCGGCCACGCGCTCGCCGGTGCCGACCGGCACGGTCGACTTGTCGACCACCACCTTGAAGCCGTGCATATGGCGGCCAATCGCGCGCGCGGCGGCGAGCACGTGCCGCAGGTCGGCAGCGCCGTCCTCGTCCCCCGGCGTGCCGACCGCGATGAACTGCAAGTCGCCGTGCTCCACGGCGGCGGCGACGTCGGTGCAAAAGCGCAGCCGTCCGGCGTCGCGGTTGCGTTCGACGATCTCCTCCAGCCCCGGTTCGTGGATCGGCATGCCGCCGCTGTTGAGCAGCGCGATCTTGCCCTCGTCCAGGTCGAGGCAGACGACATCATTGCCCAGTTCGGCCAGGCAGGCGCCCGTCACCAGGCCGACGTAGCCCGTTCCGATGATGGTGATTTTCATACTGGCGCCCCGCCTGGTTGGAACGGATCGAGAAATTGCGACATTGGGATACTCCTCAAAATAAGGGGAAGGAAAGGAAAGGCCACGCTACGGCGCCCCGCCCTGCATGATCACGCGCCCGGAACGCCCGGGCAGCTCGCCCCAGCCCAACGGCGACGTCGGCAGCGGCGCGTGCCGGACTTTCTCGTAGTAGTCGGCCATCGCGCCGAACCGGTAGCCCTGCGCGCGCCAGCCGAGCAGCAACTGCTCGAACACCGGCGCCAGCTTTTGTCCCTCCAGTTCGGCGTGCAGCGTGTAGACATGGTCGCGCGGGGCGCCTGCGGTCAGCGACAACAGGTGCGCCGCGACGTTGTCCGCCGTGATCGTCCTGCCGTCGATCGCGCGTCCGAGCAGTTCGTCGAGCGTGGGCAGCGTCGTGGGCAACTGGACGCAGTCGATCAAGCGGTCGCCGGCCACCACCCGGTGCGGTCCGCTGGCCGGGTCGCGCAGCGCGCCCCGCTCGTCCAGCGCCGCGCGCCCGTCCGAGGCGTAGCGGTAGCCGGCCGCGTCGTGTTCGGCGAAGGCGGCGGCGTTCATCTGCCAGCCGGCCGCGCCATGCGTGCGCGTGGCCACGCCGAACACGTCGACATGGCGGCGCGCGGCCTTGCGCATCATCTCGCGCGTCCAGTCGGCGCCGCGCGCGGCCACGTTGTCCTGCCACCGCACGTGGTCCCAGGTGTGGATGCCGCATTCGAAACCGGCGTCGCGCACCGCGCGCAGCTGCGACGCGCAGCGCCGGCCGATGTCGGGACCGGGCAGCAAGGTGCCGTACATCAGCGTCTTCAGGCCGTAGTGCTCCACCACCGACGTGCGCGCGACCTTGTTGAAAAAACCGGGTCGCAGCGCGCGCCGCAGCGCCCAGCCGGTATGGTCCGGGCCGAGCGAAAACAGGAACGTGGCGTTGGCCCCGTGCGCGCGCAGCATGCGCACCAGGTTAGCCACGCCCAGACGGGTGCCGCGATAAGTGTCGACGTCGATCTTGAGCGTCAACAGTGGTGGAGTCGCCGCCATCAGTCGATCAACGCCTGCGCCTGCGCGACCTGGCCGCGATAGGCGTCGAAGATGCGCCGCAGCGCGTCGGCCATGCCGGTGACGGGCTTCCAGCCCAGGTCCGTGCTGGTGTTGGTGATCTTCGGCACGCGGTTCTGCACGTCCTGGTAACCCTCGCCGTAGTAGGCGCCGGACGTGGTCTCGACGATCTTCACCCGGCGCGCCGCTTCCGCGTACTCCGGGTAGTCGGCGGCCAGCGCCATCATCATGTGGGCCAGCTCCCGGATCGAATAATTGTTGACCGGATTGCCGATGTTGTAGATTTTTCCACTGGCGACGCCGTCGACGTTGGCGATGATGCGCACCAGCGCGTCGATGCCGTCGTCGATGTAGGTGAAGGCGCGTTTCTGCGCGCCGCCGTCGACCAGCGAGATGGCCTCGCCGCGCACGATGTGGCCGAAGAACTGCGTCACCACGCGCGACGAGCCCTCCTTGGCGGTGTGGATCGAGTCGAGCCCCGCGCCGATCCAGTTAAAGGGGCGGAACAAGGTGAAGTTCAGTCCCTCCATGCCGTAGCCCCAGATCACCCGGTCCATCAGCTGCTTGGCGTTGGAATAGATCCAGCGCGGCTTGTTGATTGGGCCGCACACCAGTTCGGAGTTTTCGGGATCGAACTCCTCGTCGTGGCACATGCCGTACACCTCCGACGTCGACGGGAACACCAGGTGCTTGCCGTATTTGGCGGCCGAGCGCACGATCGGCAGGTTGGCCTCGAAATCGAGTTCGAACACGCGCAAGGGTTCCTTGACGTAGGTCGACGGCGTGGCGATGGCCACCAGCGGCACGATCACATCGCATTTCTTGACGTGGTATTCGATCCACTCCTTGTTGATCGTGATGTCGCCCTCGTAGAAA is part of the Oxalobacteraceae bacterium OTU3CAMAD1 genome and encodes:
- a CDS encoding UDP-glucose/GDP-mannose dehydrogenase family protein gives rise to the protein MKITIIGTGYVGLVTGACLAELGNDVVCLDLDEGKIALLNSGGMPIHEPGLEEIVERNRDAGRLRFCTDVAAAVEHGDLQFIAVGTPGDEDGAADLRHVLAAARAIGRHMHGFKVVVDKSTVPVGTGERVAAVLREELGRRASDAAFSVVSNPEFLKEGAAVEDFMRPDRIVIGCDGTPDGERARDLLRALYKPFNRNHERTHWMDVRSAEFTKYAANAMLATRISLMNELANLADCVGVDIEAVRRGIGSDPRIGHGFLYAGAGYGGSCFPKDVRALARTAGRFGQELLILRAVEAVNEHQQQLLGRKILGRYGDDLDGMHFAVWGLAFKPNTDDMREAPARVLLRQLLRAGATVAVYDPVAMAEAARMLALDLRADELARVRFAAAPLDALAGADALAIVTEWKAFRSPDFGKIKAALKQPVIFDGRNLFEPEAMDAYGFEYHGIGRGSRLARDAASSAPRAPARRAVSQDSVSLVRA
- a CDS encoding polysaccharide deacetylase family protein, with amino-acid sequence MAATPPLLTLKIDVDTYRGTRLGVANLVRMLRAHGANATFLFSLGPDHTGWALRRALRPGFFNKVARTSVVEHYGLKTLMYGTLLPGPDIGRRCASQLRAVRDAGFECGIHTWDHVRWQDNVAARGADWTREMMRKAARRHVDVFGVATRTHGAAGWQMNAAAFAEHDAAGYRYASDGRAALDERGALRDPASGPHRVVAGDRLIDCVQLPTTLPTLDELLGRAIDGRTITADNVAAHLLSLTAGAPRDHVYTLHAELEGQKLAPVFEQLLLGWRAQGYRFGAMADYYEKVRHAPLPTSPLGWGELPGRSGRVIMQGGAP
- a CDS encoding bifunctional UDP-4-keto-pentose/UDP-xylose synthase produces the protein MKKVLILGVNGFIGHHLSKRILETTDWEVFGMDMHTDRITGLLENPAYKSRMHFYEGDITINKEWIEYHVKKCDVIVPLVAIATPSTYVKEPLRVFELDFEANLPIVRSAAKYGKHLVFPSTSEVYGMCHDEEFDPENSELVCGPINKPRWIYSNAKQLMDRVIWGYGMEGLNFTLFRPFNWIGAGLDSIHTAKEGSSRVVTQFFGHIVRGEAISLVDGGAQKRAFTYIDDGIDALVRIIANVDGVASGKIYNIGNPVNNYSIRELAHMMMALAADYPEYAEAARRVKIVETTSGAYYGEGYQDVQNRVPKITNTSTDLGWKPVTGMADALRRIFDAYRGQVAQAQALID